A region from the Lysobacter sp. BMK333-48F3 genome encodes:
- a CDS encoding aspartyl/asparaginyl beta-hydroxylase domain-containing protein, protein MSQQIDQLVQAAGLASRAGRWQEAERLWQQVRALAPQHPQALYSLGIHALQRGDAGAAVGLLQAAHQAAPSDPMVLLSLGMVQRERGDADAEWQAINAALALDPYFLAGLLAKANHLERHGRARLAAQAYKNALTVAPPEPHWPDMLRQQLANAKARVGQYQDEFAEFLAHHVGGPRAALDAGVRGRWDEAASIMVGRSKPYHSDCNQLCVPRLPAIPFYDRAQFSWVPELEARTYEIQREMREVLRNEQAEFTPYIEYQPGDPVNQWQELNHSRRWSTYKLWSYAQPVHEHLQRCPQTRAALEAVEMAQIADVCPNAMFSVLAPHTHIPPHHGETNARLVVHLPLIVPEGCSYRVGYERRGWNVGEVLIFDDSIEHEARNDSDELRVVLIFDVWNPLLSLAEREMVDAMMRAHREFLAG, encoded by the coding sequence TTGAGCCAACAGATCGATCAACTGGTCCAGGCCGCGGGCCTGGCTTCGCGCGCGGGGCGTTGGCAGGAAGCCGAGCGGCTGTGGCAGCAGGTGCGCGCGTTGGCGCCGCAGCATCCGCAGGCGCTGTACAGCCTCGGCATCCACGCCCTGCAGCGCGGCGACGCCGGCGCCGCGGTCGGGTTGCTGCAGGCCGCGCACCAGGCCGCGCCGAGCGATCCGATGGTCCTGCTCTCGCTGGGCATGGTGCAGCGCGAGCGCGGCGACGCCGACGCGGAGTGGCAGGCGATCAACGCCGCCCTGGCGCTGGACCCGTACTTCCTCGCCGGCTTGCTGGCCAAGGCCAACCATCTGGAACGGCACGGGCGCGCGCGCCTGGCCGCGCAGGCGTACAAGAACGCGCTGACCGTGGCGCCGCCCGAGCCGCATTGGCCGGACATGCTGCGCCAGCAGTTGGCGAACGCCAAGGCGCGGGTCGGCCAGTACCAGGACGAGTTCGCCGAGTTCCTCGCCCACCACGTCGGCGGACCGCGCGCGGCGCTGGACGCCGGGGTGCGCGGGCGCTGGGACGAGGCCGCCTCGATCATGGTCGGGCGCAGCAAGCCCTACCACTCCGACTGCAACCAGCTGTGCGTGCCGCGGCTGCCGGCGATCCCGTTCTACGATCGCGCGCAGTTTTCCTGGGTGCCGGAACTGGAGGCGCGCACCTACGAGATCCAGCGCGAAATGCGCGAGGTGCTGCGCAACGAGCAGGCCGAGTTCACTCCGTACATCGAGTACCAGCCCGGCGACCCGGTCAACCAGTGGCAGGAACTCAATCACTCGCGCCGCTGGAGCACCTACAAGCTGTGGAGCTACGCCCAGCCGGTGCACGAGCACCTGCAGCGCTGCCCGCAGACCCGCGCCGCGCTGGAAGCGGTGGAGATGGCCCAGATCGCCGACGTCTGCCCGAACGCGATGTTCTCGGTGCTGGCCCCGCACACCCACATCCCGCCGCACCACGGCGAGACCAACGCGCGCCTGGTCGTGCACCTGCCGCTGATCGTGCCGGAAGGCTGCAGTTACCGGGTCGGCTACGAACGCCGCGGCTGGAACGTCGGCGAAGTGCTGATCTTCGACGACTCGATCGAGCACGAGGCGCGCAACGACAGCGACGAACTGCGCGTGGTGCTGATCTTCGACGTCTGGAACCCGCTGCTGTCGCTGGCCGAACGCGAGATGGTCGACGCGATGATGCGCGCGCACCGGGAGTTCCTGGCGGGCTGA
- a CDS encoding TonB-dependent receptor, with protein MTLKTTKLRDAIVFALCVGATSLAGTGLASAQDTPAPAPAASEDATTLDRIQVTGSRISIPGLTTNSPVMTVDREEIDRNQPVTAEDFLKIVPGAVPAIGPGTNNGANGGATINLRGLGDNRTVVLMDGRRVVPFNLFGVVDTNVIPVALIDSVDIVTGGASAVYGADAVAGVVNFVLKRNFEGVEVNTSYGQSSKQDGDRRNTTVTLGMNLDDGRGNFVLSLGKTDNDPLLQGARGFSEFNLDSTNGEAGGSGTSIPTRVGPLGQINPATGRFDGIVTPFNYNPYNFNQTALDRWQATALGRYEINEHAEAYTQLLYTRSNVFSQIAPGGLFGGRFDLGIGNPLIPNAARQQICNQFGVSAANCVVGSTATVNTTLNRRTTELGTRSTDFQNKVFQATLGLRGDINDRWRYDVSWSHGEADQLTVSAGFLSKARTQQALLSTDGVNCVDPTNGCIPLNLWGPEGSISKDSKKFLEVLTFATQRVEQEVWSGSVNGDLGDNFKSPWADYPIGVAFGLEGRKMEALNRADAASRDPEEVQGSGGANPDVEGNFTLREAYVEAIVPLISGRTGAQALNFEAGYRHSQFKSGQTDTDYGSYKYGLEWAPIEQLRFRGMFQRATRAPNVNELFQPVVTGLDNTAVDPCEASQLAKNGGITGQVAALCLATGVPQAILNSQGGVDGPSAGQANAFVGGNPILGPEKADTQTLGLVWQPMDDLSITLDYWKIDIKDAITRPVLGDALFGCYDREFNPTLSVSHPMCQLMIGAREAVDGSLNGEARGPFLNRSNKGRITTDGWDLGVRYGFPLANEWGRLDFALDLTKTDSYDYQGDPQVAKHDCVGVYGVSCNVIAGIVYDYKSNFRAVWSIKDFELGFNWRHLSSVDVEDGPIEWFPAYTSIDAYDYFDLTMAYELPWNARINFTVNNVADKKPPVVGSNIGSTGFNSGNTFPQYYDTLGRYYTLGLTMRF; from the coding sequence ATGACCCTGAAGACCACCAAGCTGCGCGACGCGATCGTTTTCGCGTTGTGCGTGGGCGCCACCAGCCTCGCCGGCACCGGCCTGGCCTCCGCCCAGGACACCCCGGCCCCGGCGCCGGCGGCGTCCGAAGACGCCACCACCCTCGACCGCATCCAGGTCACCGGCAGCCGCATTTCGATTCCCGGCCTGACCACCAACAGCCCGGTCATGACCGTCGATCGCGAAGAGATCGACCGCAACCAGCCGGTCACCGCCGAAGACTTCCTCAAGATCGTGCCCGGCGCGGTTCCGGCGATCGGCCCCGGCACCAACAACGGCGCCAACGGCGGCGCCACCATCAACCTGCGCGGCCTGGGCGACAACCGCACCGTCGTGCTGATGGACGGCCGCCGCGTGGTTCCGTTCAACCTGTTCGGCGTGGTCGACACCAACGTCATTCCGGTGGCGCTGATCGACAGCGTGGACATCGTCACCGGCGGCGCGTCCGCGGTGTACGGCGCCGACGCGGTCGCGGGCGTGGTCAACTTCGTGCTCAAGCGCAACTTCGAAGGCGTCGAGGTCAACACCAGCTACGGCCAGTCGAGCAAGCAGGACGGCGACCGCCGCAACACCACCGTCACCCTGGGCATGAACCTCGACGACGGCCGCGGCAACTTCGTGCTGAGCCTGGGCAAGACCGATAACGACCCGCTGCTGCAGGGCGCGCGCGGCTTCTCCGAGTTCAACCTCGACTCGACCAACGGCGAAGCCGGCGGTTCGGGCACCTCGATTCCGACCCGCGTCGGCCCGCTCGGCCAGATCAATCCGGCCACCGGCCGCTTCGACGGCATCGTCACCCCGTTCAACTACAACCCGTACAACTTCAACCAGACCGCGCTGGATCGTTGGCAGGCCACCGCGCTCGGCCGCTACGAGATCAACGAGCACGCCGAGGCCTACACCCAGCTGCTGTACACCCGCTCCAACGTGTTCTCGCAGATCGCTCCGGGCGGCCTGTTCGGCGGCCGCTTCGACCTGGGCATCGGCAACCCGCTGATCCCGAACGCCGCGCGCCAGCAGATCTGCAACCAGTTCGGCGTTTCCGCCGCCAACTGCGTGGTCGGCAGCACTGCGACCGTCAACACCACGCTGAACCGCCGCACCACCGAACTGGGCACCCGCTCGACCGACTTCCAGAACAAGGTCTTCCAGGCCACCCTCGGCCTGCGCGGCGACATCAACGACCGTTGGCGCTACGACGTCAGCTGGTCGCACGGCGAAGCCGATCAGCTGACCGTGTCGGCCGGCTTCCTGTCCAAGGCCCGCACCCAGCAGGCGCTGCTGTCGACCGACGGCGTCAACTGCGTCGACCCGACCAACGGCTGCATCCCGCTCAACCTGTGGGGCCCCGAAGGCTCGATCAGCAAGGACTCGAAGAAGTTCCTCGAAGTGCTGACCTTCGCCACCCAGCGCGTCGAGCAGGAAGTGTGGTCCGGCTCGGTCAACGGCGACCTCGGCGACAACTTCAAGAGCCCGTGGGCCGATTACCCGATCGGCGTCGCGTTCGGCCTGGAAGGCCGCAAGATGGAAGCGCTGAACCGCGCCGACGCCGCCTCGCGCGATCCGGAGGAAGTGCAGGGTTCCGGCGGCGCCAACCCGGACGTGGAAGGCAACTTCACCCTGCGTGAGGCCTACGTCGAAGCCATCGTGCCGCTGATCAGCGGCCGCACCGGCGCGCAGGCGCTGAACTTCGAAGCCGGCTACCGCCACAGCCAGTTCAAGTCCGGCCAGACCGACACCGACTACGGCAGCTACAAGTACGGCCTGGAGTGGGCGCCGATCGAACAGCTGCGCTTCCGCGGCATGTTCCAGCGCGCGACCCGCGCCCCGAACGTCAACGAGCTGTTCCAGCCGGTCGTGACCGGCCTGGACAACACCGCGGTCGATCCCTGCGAAGCCTCGCAGCTGGCCAAGAACGGCGGCATCACCGGCCAGGTGGCCGCGCTGTGTCTGGCCACCGGCGTGCCGCAGGCGATCCTCAACAGCCAGGGCGGCGTCGACGGTCCGAGCGCGGGTCAGGCCAACGCCTTCGTCGGCGGCAACCCGATCCTGGGCCCGGAAAAGGCCGACACCCAGACCCTGGGCCTGGTGTGGCAGCCGATGGACGACCTGTCGATCACCCTGGACTACTGGAAGATCGACATCAAGGACGCGATCACCCGTCCGGTGCTCGGCGACGCGCTGTTCGGCTGCTACGACCGCGAATTCAACCCGACCCTCAGCGTGTCGCACCCGATGTGCCAGCTGATGATCGGCGCGCGCGAAGCGGTCGACGGTTCGCTCAACGGCGAAGCGCGCGGTCCGTTCCTGAACCGCTCGAACAAGGGCCGCATCACCACCGACGGCTGGGATCTGGGCGTGCGTTACGGCTTCCCGCTGGCCAACGAGTGGGGCCGCCTGGACTTCGCCCTGGACCTGACCAAGACCGACTCCTACGACTACCAGGGCGACCCGCAGGTGGCCAAGCACGACTGCGTCGGCGTCTACGGCGTGTCCTGCAACGTCATCGCCGGCATCGTGTACGACTACAAGTCGAACTTCCGCGCGGTGTGGTCGATCAAGGACTTCGAGCTGGGCTTCAACTGGCGCCACCTGAGCTCGGTGGACGTGGAAGACGGCCCGATCGAATGGTTCCCGGCCTACACCTCGATCGATGCGTACGACTACTTCGATCTGACCATGGCCTACGAACTGCCGTGGAACGCCCGCATCAACTTCACCGTGAACAACGTCGCCGACAAGAAGCCGCCGGTCGTGGGCAGCAACATCGGCAGCACCGGCTTCAATAGCGGCAACACCTTCCCGCAGTACTACGACACCCTGGGCCGCTACTACACCCTCGGCCTGACGATGCGCTTCTAA
- a CDS encoding sigma-70 family RNA polymerase sigma factor, whose product MLTAVTDSVPDFAAPAEADDDRALVAAAASGGVAAFEALYRRHAGRVHGVIARLVGHAGARAEDLTQEAFVRAWQALPNFRFESAFGTWLHRLAVNTALMELRGRRSRPLEDNDEDAFDGIGSADSAGHVTALSMDLERAVATLPPRARAVLVLYDVEGWKHEEIAAELGMAVGSSKAQLHRARNLLRARLGEQA is encoded by the coding sequence ATGCTGACCGCCGTGACCGACTCCGTTCCCGATTTCGCCGCCCCGGCCGAGGCCGACGACGACCGCGCCCTGGTCGCCGCGGCCGCCTCCGGCGGTGTGGCCGCCTTCGAGGCCTTGTACCGGCGCCATGCCGGCCGCGTCCACGGCGTGATCGCGCGCCTGGTCGGCCATGCCGGCGCCCGCGCCGAGGACCTGACCCAGGAAGCGTTCGTCCGCGCCTGGCAGGCGCTGCCGAACTTCCGCTTCGAGTCGGCCTTCGGCACCTGGCTGCACCGGCTGGCGGTCAATACCGCGCTGATGGAGCTGCGCGGGCGCCGCAGCCGGCCGCTGGAAGACAACGACGAAGACGCCTTCGACGGGATCGGCAGCGCCGATTCCGCCGGCCATGTCACCGCCCTGTCGATGGACCTGGAGCGCGCGGTCGCGACCCTGCCGCCGCGGGCCCGCGCGGTGCTGGTGCTGTACGACGTAGAAGGCTGGAAACACGAGGAGATCGCCGCCGAACTCGGCATGGCGGTCGGCAGTTCCAAGGCGCAATTGCATCGCGCGCGCAATCTGCTGCGCGCGCGGCTCGGAGAACAGGCATGA
- a CDS encoding phosphoenolpyruvate carboxykinase (GTP), which produces MPALNHWVAQVAALTRPDKIHWCDGSDAENQALIAQMLADGTLETLNQDTHPGSYLHRSHPDDVARVEHLTFVCTREPDDAGPNNHWMAPHEAHAKMDALFDGCMQGRTLYVIPYCMGPIDSPLARCGVEITDSPYVVANMRVMTRMGAAALERIERGDSFVRGLHSIGELDPERRFIMHFPDELTIKSFGSGYGGNALLGKKCHALRIASHQARQEGWLAEHMLIVGIENPQGETHYVAAAFPSACGKTNLAMLIPPEGYRRDGWKVWTVGDDICWMRPGADGRLYAINPEAGYFGVAPGTSAKSNPNALKSIQSNTIFTNVGVTADGQPWWEGLDNGQTPVTDWRGNAYDAAKGPAAHPNARFTVSAKQCPSYSPEAENPAGVPISAIVFGGRRASLVPLVFEARDWTHGVLVGAAMGSETTAAATGAVGVMRRDPMAMKPFCGYNFADYFGHWLSFDQAGAKLPKVFHVNWFRKGDDGKFLWPGFGDNLRVIEWMIGRVKGEAGASDTPIGHLPQAGDLNLDGVSLSEEAHAKLFGFDHAGWSAEFDSIGEYLREYGPRMPQALHDEQQRIAAALKG; this is translated from the coding sequence TTGCCGGCCCTCAATCACTGGGTGGCGCAGGTCGCTGCGCTGACCCGTCCGGACAAGATCCACTGGTGCGACGGCAGCGATGCCGAGAACCAGGCGCTGATCGCGCAGATGCTCGCCGACGGCACCCTGGAAACGCTGAACCAGGACACCCATCCGGGCAGTTACCTGCACCGCTCGCATCCCGACGACGTCGCCCGCGTCGAGCACCTGACCTTCGTCTGCACCCGCGAACCCGACGACGCCGGTCCGAACAACCACTGGATGGCGCCGCATGAAGCGCACGCCAAGATGGACGCGCTGTTCGACGGCTGCATGCAGGGCCGCACCCTGTACGTGATTCCGTACTGCATGGGCCCGATCGACTCGCCGCTGGCGCGTTGCGGCGTGGAAATCACCGATTCGCCGTACGTGGTCGCCAACATGCGGGTGATGACCCGGATGGGCGCCGCGGCGCTCGAGCGCATCGAGCGCGGCGATTCGTTCGTGCGCGGCCTGCACTCGATCGGCGAGCTCGATCCGGAGCGCCGCTTCATCATGCATTTCCCCGACGAACTGACGATCAAGTCGTTCGGTTCGGGCTACGGCGGCAACGCCCTGCTCGGCAAGAAGTGCCACGCCCTGCGCATCGCCTCGCACCAGGCGCGCCAGGAAGGCTGGCTGGCCGAGCACATGCTGATCGTCGGCATCGAGAATCCGCAGGGCGAGACCCATTACGTCGCGGCGGCGTTCCCGTCGGCCTGCGGCAAGACCAACCTGGCCATGCTGATTCCGCCGGAAGGCTACCGCCGCGACGGCTGGAAGGTGTGGACGGTCGGCGACGACATCTGCTGGATGCGCCCGGGCGCCGACGGCCGCCTGTACGCGATCAACCCGGAAGCCGGCTATTTCGGCGTCGCCCCGGGCACTTCGGCCAAGTCCAACCCGAACGCGCTCAAGTCGATCCAGAGCAACACCATCTTCACCAACGTCGGCGTCACCGCCGACGGACAGCCGTGGTGGGAAGGCCTGGACAACGGCCAGACCCCGGTCACCGACTGGCGCGGCAACGCCTATGACGCCGCCAAGGGCCCGGCCGCGCATCCGAACGCGCGCTTCACCGTCTCGGCCAAGCAGTGCCCGAGCTACTCGCCGGAAGCCGAGAACCCGGCCGGCGTGCCGATCTCGGCGATCGTGTTCGGCGGCCGCCGCGCCTCGCTGGTGCCGCTGGTGTTCGAGGCCCGCGACTGGACCCACGGCGTGCTGGTCGGCGCCGCGATGGGCTCGGAAACCACCGCCGCCGCGACCGGCGCGGTCGGGGTGATGCGCCGCGACCCGATGGCGATGAAGCCGTTCTGCGGCTACAACTTCGCCGACTACTTCGGCCACTGGCTGTCGTTCGACCAGGCCGGCGCGAAGCTGCCGAAGGTCTTCCACGTCAACTGGTTCCGCAAGGGCGACGACGGCAAGTTCCTGTGGCCGGGTTTCGGCGACAACCTGCGCGTGATCGAGTGGATGATCGGCCGGGTCAAGGGCGAGGCCGGCGCCAGCGACACCCCGATCGGCCATCTGCCCCAGGCCGGCGACCTCAACCTCGACGGCGTCAGCCTGAGCGAGGAAGCCCACGCCAAGCTGTTCGGCTTCGACCACGCCGGCTGGAGCGCCGAGTTCGACAGCATCGGCGAATACCTGCGCGAGTACGGCCCGCGCATGCCGCAGGCCCTGCACGACGAGCAGCAGCGCATCGCGGCGGCGCTGAAGGGCTGA
- a CDS encoding DUF4097 family beta strand repeat-containing protein, whose protein sequence is MSHVHSSFRRVLRAGTALGLLSLGLAAALPALAATPINQTRPLDPLGSVEIDNVKGLIQVRVWDRPEVKIEGSLGEGVEKLEIEGDRERLSIKVRYPNRGSGIGFLVGGGDSGEPTELRVTLPLQAALEIDAVSATVDVNGVASRELSIDSVSGDVTVAGAPRSAEIDSVSGDLRLTLNSRKVSAQTVSGDLSLRGRLGGEVDLETVSGKIDLATHESQLTKLSGNSVSGDLRANVSLAQGGEISLETVSGDVRLSLPRNLSANVRGQSFSGDLEAPDAQIQRPKHGPGSSFEHRYGSGSGKVRIETFSGDARLDLN, encoded by the coding sequence ATGTCTCATGTCCATTCTTCGTTCCGCCGCGTTCTCCGCGCAGGCACCGCGCTCGGCCTGCTGAGCCTGGGGCTGGCCGCGGCCCTGCCGGCCCTGGCGGCGACGCCGATCAACCAGACCCGGCCGCTGGATCCGCTGGGCAGCGTCGAGATCGACAACGTCAAAGGCCTGATCCAGGTGCGGGTCTGGGACCGCCCCGAGGTCAAGATCGAAGGCAGTCTCGGCGAAGGCGTCGAGAAGCTGGAGATCGAGGGCGATCGCGAGCGCCTGTCGATCAAGGTGCGCTATCCCAATCGCGGCAGCGGCATCGGCTTCCTGGTCGGCGGCGGCGACAGCGGCGAGCCCACCGAACTGCGGGTGACCCTGCCGTTGCAGGCCGCGCTGGAGATCGATGCGGTTTCGGCCACGGTCGACGTCAACGGCGTGGCCTCGCGCGAACTCAGCATCGACAGCGTCAGCGGCGACGTCACCGTCGCCGGCGCGCCGCGCAGCGCCGAGATCGACAGCGTCAGCGGCGACCTGCGCCTGACCCTCAACAGCCGCAAGGTGTCGGCGCAGACGGTCAGCGGCGACCTCAGCCTGCGCGGCCGGCTCGGCGGCGAAGTCGACCTGGAAACCGTATCGGGCAAGATCGACCTGGCCACCCACGAGTCGCAACTGACCAAGCTGTCGGGCAATTCGGTGTCCGGCGACCTGCGCGCCAACGTCAGTCTGGCCCAAGGCGGCGAGATCTCGCTGGAAACGGTCAGCGGCGACGTGCGCCTGAGCTTGCCGCGCAACCTGTCGGCGAACGTGCGCGGGCAGAGTTTCAGCGGCGACTTGGAAGCGCCGGACGCGCAGATCCAGCGTCCCAAGCACGGCCCGGGTTCGAGCTTCGAACACCGCTACGGCAGCGGCAGCGGCAAGGTCCGGATCGAGACCTTCTCCGGCGATGCGAGGCTGGACCTGAATTGA
- a CDS encoding TonB-dependent receptor produces MTFKTTQLRDAIAFALAVGSTALVGTGVAFAQETESKEATTLDRVEVTGSRIRQVDIETAAPVLQISRAEIEKQGFKSVADILQNITAAGSPAISRTSPLSSGEAVGGYYIDLRNLGANRTLVLVNGKRLGATNDGLQDVASIPSAIVERIEILKDGASTIYGSDAIAGVINIITRKNFEGAEANAYMGQWGQGDGTRQNYDFTIGFTGDRGSVTIGAEYTKEDPVWARDRWFSIARFPTGDKSEPRDFGFSGTTQWGALLIPTGATLPNGTPAMGAPRFLARETPGLDPRNIANFRARNGSDVSLPAEQSTVYSGIERKSLFVNASYDIADWLRFETDMLYTDRESFAQNAGYPYQSAVLSPGFNSPISVDSYFNPVGNQRTGALPAGVTAPTFVHFVRRGWEVPRQVRNSLTTYRFTGTFSGSFEVGDKIWDWDAGYLYNQNKGVQISTGNLNVANVRRAVGPSFLNANGQVQCGTPGAPIPLGVGGGQCTPWNPLLPFGYAGSNGLNDPNVQKFLYQNGQATSETKTVDYFVNLSGAIATLPAGDLSLAVGYEHRKESGFFSPDAISQTGGSTDLASGPTSGAYNLDEFYAELQIPVLADVTGAKELTFNVATRYSDYDTFGNTTNSKFGFKWKPIDSLLVRGTWSEGFRAPTIADLYGGLGQSFSFYTDACDTLFGDAAGNTRCRRDVPVGFRQAANTPSGLAPGPGTQTNTPFLSGSNDKLVPETSTSKTFGVVWSPTFVDNLNLSLDWWNIKIENAITADTPTQVLADCYTRGIESRCNTAQDPARSRFVRDPITGNITSFIFAPINVGYNEVEGFDFDVNYRLDTEWGRFGVAWLNSYTTKNELQTDILGEAAPTQQNGFGGFFRIRSNLNLSWDKGPWGFTWGMRYYSGVKEECYFDDRCSLPDYMAPDTNGEVSPKNEIGSNTFHDMQVRFNAPWNATIAVGANNVFEHYAAPQYDQPNSGYSYYGGYDIGRFVYFKYQQRF; encoded by the coding sequence ATGACCTTCAAGACCACCCAGCTCCGCGACGCGATTGCATTCGCGCTCGCGGTGGGTAGCACCGCCCTGGTCGGCACCGGCGTGGCTTTCGCGCAGGAAACCGAGAGCAAGGAAGCCACCACGCTCGATCGCGTCGAAGTGACCGGTTCGCGCATCCGCCAGGTCGACATCGAAACCGCCGCGCCGGTGCTGCAGATCAGCCGCGCCGAGATCGAGAAGCAGGGCTTCAAGTCGGTCGCCGACATCCTGCAGAACATCACCGCCGCCGGCTCGCCGGCGATCAGCCGCACCTCGCCGCTGAGCTCGGGTGAAGCGGTCGGTGGCTACTACATCGATCTGCGCAACCTCGGCGCCAACCGCACCCTGGTGCTGGTCAACGGCAAGCGCCTGGGCGCGACCAACGACGGTCTGCAGGACGTGGCCTCGATCCCCTCGGCGATCGTCGAGCGCATCGAAATCCTCAAGGACGGCGCTTCGACCATCTACGGTTCGGACGCGATCGCGGGCGTGATCAACATCATCACCCGCAAGAACTTCGAAGGCGCCGAAGCCAACGCCTACATGGGCCAGTGGGGCCAGGGCGACGGCACCCGCCAGAACTACGACTTCACCATCGGCTTCACCGGCGACCGCGGCTCGGTGACCATCGGTGCGGAATACACCAAGGAAGATCCGGTGTGGGCCCGCGACCGCTGGTTCTCGATCGCCCGCTTCCCGACCGGCGACAAGAGCGAGCCGCGCGACTTCGGCTTCTCCGGCACCACCCAGTGGGGCGCGCTGCTGATCCCGACCGGCGCCACCCTGCCGAACGGCACCCCGGCCATGGGCGCTCCGCGCTTCCTCGCCCGCGAAACCCCGGGCCTGGATCCGCGCAACATCGCCAACTTCCGCGCCCGCAACGGCTCGGACGTCTCGCTGCCGGCCGAACAGTCGACCGTGTATAGCGGCATCGAGCGCAAGTCGCTGTTCGTCAACGCCAGCTACGACATCGCCGACTGGCTGCGTTTCGAAACCGACATGCTGTACACCGACCGCGAATCGTTCGCCCAGAACGCCGGTTATCCGTACCAGTCGGCCGTGCTGTCGCCGGGCTTCAACAGCCCGATCTCGGTCGACAGCTACTTCAACCCGGTCGGCAACCAGCGCACCGGCGCCCTGCCCGCCGGCGTGACCGCTCCGACCTTCGTGCACTTCGTGCGCCGCGGTTGGGAAGTGCCGCGTCAGGTCCGCAACAGCCTGACCACCTACCGCTTCACCGGTACCTTCAGCGGTTCGTTCGAAGTCGGCGACAAGATTTGGGATTGGGACGCCGGCTACCTGTACAACCAGAACAAGGGCGTGCAGATCAGCACCGGCAACCTCAACGTCGCCAACGTGCGCCGTGCGGTCGGCCCGTCGTTCCTCAACGCCAACGGCCAGGTCCAGTGCGGCACCCCGGGCGCGCCGATTCCGCTCGGCGTCGGCGGCGGCCAGTGCACCCCGTGGAACCCGCTGCTGCCGTTCGGCTACGCCGGCTCCAACGGTCTGAACGACCCGAACGTGCAGAAGTTCCTGTACCAGAACGGTCAGGCCACCTCGGAAACCAAGACGGTCGACTACTTCGTCAACCTGAGCGGCGCGATCGCCACCCTGCCGGCCGGCGACCTGAGCCTGGCGGTGGGTTACGAGCACCGTAAGGAAAGCGGCTTCTTCTCGCCGGACGCGATCTCGCAGACCGGCGGCTCGACCGACCTGGCCAGCGGCCCGACCTCCGGCGCCTACAACCTCGACGAGTTCTACGCCGAGTTGCAGATCCCGGTCCTGGCCGACGTCACCGGCGCGAAGGAACTGACCTTCAACGTCGCGACCCGCTACTCCGACTACGACACCTTCGGCAACACCACCAACAGCAAGTTCGGCTTCAAGTGGAAGCCGATCGACTCGCTGCTGGTCCGCGGCACCTGGTCGGAAGGCTTCCGCGCCCCGACCATCGCCGACCTGTACGGCGGCCTGGGTCAGTCGTTCTCGTTCTACACCGACGCCTGCGACACCCTGTTCGGCGACGCCGCCGGCAACACCCGTTGCCGTCGCGACGTGCCGGTCGGCTTCCGTCAGGCCGCCAACACCCCGAGCGGTCTCGCCCCGGGCCCGGGCACCCAGACCAACACGCCGTTCCTGTCGGGTTCGAACGACAAGCTGGTTCCGGAAACCTCCACCTCGAAGACCTTCGGCGTGGTGTGGAGCCCGACCTTCGTCGACAACCTGAACCTGTCGCTCGACTGGTGGAACATCAAGATCGAGAACGCGATCACCGCCGACACCCCGACCCAGGTGCTGGCCGACTGCTACACCCGTGGCATCGAATCGCGCTGCAACACCGCCCAGGATCCGGCCCGCTCGCGCTTCGTGCGTGATCCGATCACCGGCAACATCACCAGCTTCATCTTCGCGCCGATCAACGTGGGCTACAACGAAGTCGAAGGTTTCGACTTCGATGTGAACTATCGTCTCGACACCGAGTGGGGCCGGTTCGGCGTTGCCTGGCTCAACAGCTACACCACCAAGAACGAGCTGCAGACCGACATCCTCGGCGAAGCCGCTCCGACCCAGCAGAACGGCTTCGGCGGCTTCTTCCGCATCCGTTCGAACCTCAACCTGAGCTGGGACAAGGGTCCGTGGGGCTTCACCTGGGGCATGCGTTACTACTCCGGCGTGAAGGAAGAGTGCTACTTCGACGACCGCTGCTCGCTGCCGGACTACATGGCTCCGGACACCAACGGCGAAGTGTCGCCGAAGAACGAGATCGGCTCGAACACCTTCCACGACATGCAGGTCCGCTTCAACGCGCCGTGGAACGCCACCATCGCGGTCGGCGCCAACAACGTGTTCGAGCACTACGCCGCTCCGCAGTACGATCAGCCGAACTCGGGCTACTCGTACTACGGCGGCTACGACATCGGCCGTTTCGTGTACTTCAAGTACCAGCAGCGCTTCTAA